A DNA window from Solanum lycopersicum chromosome 3, SLM_r2.1 contains the following coding sequences:
- the MSRA gene encoding peptide-methionine (S)-S-oxide reductase (The RefSeq protein has 3 substitutions, 1 frameshift compared to this genomic sequence), giving the protein MEGNNSSSKSTTNPALDPDLDSPDQPGLEFAQFAAGCFWGVELAFQRVGGVVKTEVGYSQGNVHDPNYKLICSGTTEHAEAIRIQFDPNVCPYSNLLSLFWSRHDPTTLNRQGNDVGKQYRSGIYYYNDAQAQLARESLEAKQKEFMDKKIVTEILPAKRFYRAEEYHQQYLEKGGGRGCKQSAAKGCNDPIRCYG; this is encoded by the exons ATGGAGGGTAACTGCAGCAGTAGCAAGTCAACCACCAATCCAGCATTGGATCCGGATCTGGACAACCCGGATCAGTCGGGTCTGGAGTTTGCCCAATTTGCTGCCGGCTGCTTTTGGGGAGTCGAATTGGCTTTCCAGAGGGTTGGAGGAGTAGTGAAGACGGAGGTTGGGTACTCTCAGGGGAATGTCCATGACCCGAATTACAAGCTTATTTGCTCCGGAACAACCGAACATGCCGAGGCCATTCGGATCCAGTTTGACCCGAATGTCTGCCCCTATTCCAATCTCCTTTCTCTATTTTGGAGTCGCCATGACCCGACCACTCTAAATCGCCAG GGTAATGATGTGGGAAAGCAATACCGCTCAGGAATATATTACTATAATGATGCTCAGGCTCAACTGGCAAGGGAGTCGTTAGAAGCTAAGCAGAAGGAATTTATGGATAAGAAAATTGTCACTGAAATTCTTCCTGCTAAGAGATTTTATAGAGCTGAAGAGTATCACCAGCAATATCTAGAGAAGGGTGGGGGCAGAGGTTGTAAGCAGTCGGCTGCAA ACCCAATAAGGTGCTACGGCTGA
- the CysEP gene encoding KDEL-tailed cysteine endopeptidase CysEP precursor, which translates to MKKLFLVLFTLALVLRLGESFDFHEKELETEEKFWELYERWRSHHTVSRSLDEKHKRFNVFKANVHYVHNFNKKDKPYKLKLNKFADMTNHEFRQHYAGSKIKHHRTLLGASRANGTFMYANEDNVPPSIDWRKKGAVTPVKDQGQCGSCWAFSTVVAVEGINQIKTKKLVSLSEQELVDCDTTENQGCNGGLMDPAFDFIKKRGGITTEERYPYKAEDDKCDIQKRNTPVVSIDGHEDVPPNDEDALLKAVANQPISVAIDASGSQFQFYSEGVFTGECGTELDHGVAIVGYGTTVDGTKYWIVKNSWGAEWGEKGYIRMQRKVDAEEGLCGIAMQPSYPIKTSSNPTGSPAATPKDEL; encoded by the exons ATGAAGAAGTTGTTTCTAGTTCTTTTCACCTTAGCTTTGGTACTTAGGCTCGGGGAGAGTTTCGATTTCCACGAGAAAGAATTAGAGACTGAGGAAAAATTCTGGGAGTTGTATGAGAGATGGAGAAGCCATCACACTGTATCGAGGAGCCTTGACGAGAAACACAAGAGGTTTAATGTGTTTAAGGCTAATGTTCATTATGTTCACAACTTCAACAAGAAGGATAAGCCTTATAAGTTGAAACTGAATAAGTTTGCAGACATGACTAACCATGAATTCAGACAGCATTATGCTGGTTCTAAGATTAAGCATCATCGTACTTTGCTTGGAGCTTCACGAGCAAATGGAACTTTCATGTACGCCAACGAGGATAATGTCCCTCCTTCTATTGACTGGAGGAAGAAAGGTGCTGTCACTCCTGTCAAAGATCAAGGACAGTGTG GAAGTTGCTGGGCATTTTCAACTGTGGTCGCGGTAGAGGGGATAAACCAAatcaaaacaaagaaattagTATCTTTGTCGGAGCAAGAACTTGTTGACTGTGACACTACAGAAAACCAAGGATGCAATGGAGGATTGATGGACCCGGCATTTGACTTCATCAAGAAGAGGGGCGGCATCACAACAGAGGAGAGGTATCCTTATAAGGCTGAAGATGACAAGTGTGACATTCAAAAG AGGAATACTCCGGTGGTTTCAATTGACGGACACGAGGATGTTCCTCCTAATGATGAGGATGCACTGCTTAAAGCAGTAGCCAACCAGCCTATTTCTGTAGCTATAGACGCTTCAGGTTCTCAGTTCCAGTTCTACTCTGAG GGCGTATTCACCGGAGAATGTGGTACTGAGTTGGACCATGGTGTGGCTATTGTGGGGTAtggcacaaccgtcgatggaaCCAAATACTGGATTGTGAAGAACTCATGGGGAGCTGAATGGGGAGAAAAAGGATACATTAGAATGCAGCGCAAGGTTGACGCTGAAGAGGGGTTGTGTGGTATAGCAATGCAACCATCCTACCCCATCAAGACTTCAAGCAACCCGACAGGATCTCCTGCAGCCACACCTAAGGATGAACTCTAA
- the LOC101253881 gene encoding BTB/POZ and TAZ domain-containing protein 1, with amino-acid sequence MSPNNFDAGEMPEFDIQIITSGGHRIPAHSTVLASASLVLESILVRPQKKRSSEKTIRILGVPCDAVSVFVQFLSSFQCTEEQMKKHGIHLLALSHVYLVPQLKQRCTKGLADQLTIENAVDMLQLARLCDAPDLYLKCLKLISTNFKKTEKTEGWKFILDHDPKLELEILQFMDEADSRKKRTRRHRREQNLYLQLSEAMDCIEHICTEGCTSVGPCGEEPCTKKLPCSKFKTCQGVQLLIRHFATCKRRVNGGCLRCKRMWQLLRLHSSICDQPDECRVPLCRQFKEKVQRKGDDGVWKSLVEKVVSARALSSLSLPKRKREEEPKMNLQHHQVRSFLTTQSLKV; translated from the exons atgtcGCCGAATAACTTTGACGCCGGTGAAATGCCGGAATTCGACATTCAAATTATCACATCCGGTGGCCACCGCATTCCGGCACATTCTACTGTTCTG GCTTCGGCTTCATTAGTTCTGGAGAGCATTCTAGTTCGGCCGCAGAAGAAGCGGAGCTCGGAGAAAACAATCCGGATTCTCGGTGTTCCATGCGATGCTGTTTCCGTGTTTGTTcagtttctctcttctttcca ATGTACCGAAGAGCAGATGAAGAAACATGGAATTCATCTTCTAGCACTTTCTCATGTGTACTTGGTACCACAGCTAAAGCAGAGATGCACAAAGGGGTTAGCTGATCAATTGACTATTGAAAATGCTGTGGATATGCTTCAATTGGCTAGGCTCTGTGATGCACCTGATCTATATCTGAAGTGCTTGAAATTGATATCAACTAATTTCAAGAAAACTGAGAAGACTGAGGGTTGGAAGTTCATCCTAGATCATGATCCTAAACTCGAACTCGAAATTCTTCAGTTCATGGATGAGGCTGATTCG AGGAAGAAGAGGACAAGAAGACATAGAAGGGAGCAGAACTTGTATTTACAGCTAAGCGAAGCTATGGATTGTATAGAGCACATATGCACTGAAGGATGCACCAGTGTAGGGCCATGTGGTGAGGAGCCCTGCACAAAGAAGCTTCCATGTAGCAAATTCAAAACATGTCAAGGCGTCCAGCTACTTATTCGACACTTTGCTACATGTAAACGAAGGGTGAATGGAGGTTGTCTGCGATGCAAAAGGATGTGGCAGCTACTTAGATTACATTCGTCTATCTGTGATCAACCTGATGAATGTCGAGTTCCACTGTGCAG ACAATTCAAAGAGAAAGTGCAACGAAAGGGAGATGATGGGGTATGGAAATCACTTGTTGAGAAGGTGGTGTCGGCCAGAGCTTTGTCCTCTTTATCTCTGCCcaaaagaaagagagaagagGAACCAAAAATGAACTTACAACATCATCAAGTGAGAAGCTTCTTGACAACTCAGTCACTAAAAGTTTAG